A DNA window from Flavisolibacter ginsenosidimutans contains the following coding sequences:
- the ilvN gene encoding acetolactate synthase small subunit, which yields MFKQEFTITIYTENTIGLLNRIAIIFSRRKINIESMNSSPSEIDGIHRFTIVINETEEVVRKLARQIEKQVEVLKAYYNSGDEIVWQELALYKVPTDEIAEKVKVERLLREFGARAVVIRKDYTVFETTGHREETEKLLKVLEPYGLIEFVRSARVAIIKDSHGFHEKLKEFEALNPSGELVTNEYLNQQEEVFDV from the coding sequence ATGTTCAAACAGGAATTTACCATAACAATCTATACGGAAAACACAATCGGTTTGCTGAACCGCATTGCGATTATTTTTTCCCGCCGCAAAATCAACATCGAAAGCATGAACAGCTCGCCTTCGGAGATTGACGGCATTCATCGCTTTACCATTGTGATTAACGAAACGGAAGAAGTGGTGCGCAAGCTGGCCCGCCAGATTGAAAAGCAAGTGGAAGTGTTGAAAGCGTATTACAACAGCGGCGATGAGATTGTGTGGCAGGAACTGGCGCTTTACAAAGTGCCCACTGATGAAATTGCGGAGAAAGTAAAAGTAGAAAGACTGTTGCGTGAGTTTGGTGCGAGAGCGGTGGTGATTCGGAAAGACTATACCGTGTTTGAAACAACCGGTCATCGTGAGGAGACAGAAAAGCTTTTGAAAGTATTGGAACCTTACGGGCTTATTGAATTTGTGCGTAGCGCAAGAGTTGCCATCATCAAGGACAGTCACGGCTTCCACGAGAAACTGAAAGAGTTTGAAGCATTGAATCCTTCGGGAGAACTGGTGACGAACGAATACTTAAATCAGCAGGAGGAAGTGTTTGATGTGTAG
- the leuC gene encoding 3-isopropylmalate dehydratase large subunit → MSKTLFEKIWEKHVVKSIPDGPDVVYIDRHFIHEVTSPQAFAGLEKRGLKVFRPEQVVATADHNVPTQNQHLPIKDQLSRMQVEQLIENCKKFGIELYGLGHPYQGIVHVIGPELGITQPGMTIVCGDSHTSTHGAFGSIAFGIGTSEVEMVFASQCLLQSKPKLMRINIEGELNKGVVSKDIILYIISKISASGATGYFVEYAGSTIRSLSMEARMTICNMSIEMGARGGMIAPDEITFDYIKGREFAPKGSAWEAKVSAWKELYSDADAKFDTEININAADIEPMITYGTNPGLGIAINGLVPSPESIPDESERKNIAKALNYMGLEGGKKLKGMPVQNVFIGSCTNSRIEDLRMVASLVKGRKKNEHVKVMIVPGSQQVAKQAKAEGLDKIFEEAGFEMRQAGCSACLGMNEDKIPAGEYCISTSNRNFEGRQGVGARTLLASPLTAAAAALTGVVTDVRELDFVQ, encoded by the coding sequence ATGAGCAAGACATTGTTTGAAAAGATTTGGGAGAAGCACGTGGTGAAATCCATTCCTGACGGACCGGACGTGGTGTACATTGACAGGCATTTTATTCACGAAGTCACCTCGCCGCAGGCTTTTGCGGGATTGGAAAAAAGAGGACTGAAAGTGTTTCGGCCGGAGCAAGTAGTGGCAACCGCTGACCACAACGTACCGACTCAAAATCAGCACTTGCCAATCAAAGACCAGTTGTCTCGGATGCAAGTGGAACAACTGATTGAGAACTGTAAAAAGTTTGGGATTGAATTATACGGTTTGGGCCATCCTTACCAGGGAATTGTTCACGTGATTGGACCTGAACTTGGTATTACGCAACCGGGCATGACCATCGTTTGCGGCGACAGCCACACATCTACGCACGGCGCATTTGGTTCCATTGCGTTTGGCATCGGCACCAGTGAAGTGGAAATGGTTTTTGCTTCGCAATGCCTTTTGCAAAGCAAGCCAAAACTCATGCGCATCAACATCGAAGGCGAGTTGAACAAAGGCGTGGTATCGAAAGACATTATTCTTTACATCATTTCAAAAATATCGGCCAGCGGCGCAACGGGTTATTTCGTTGAATACGCCGGTTCTACCATTCGTTCCTTGAGCATGGAAGCCCGCATGACCATCTGCAACATGAGCATTGAGATGGGTGCACGTGGCGGCATGATTGCACCGGACGAAATCACGTTCGATTATATCAAAGGCCGTGAATTTGCACCTAAAGGTTCGGCGTGGGAGGCGAAAGTTTCAGCGTGGAAAGAATTGTACAGCGATGCCGATGCAAAATTTGACACGGAAATAAATATCAATGCCGCCGATATTGAACCAATGATTACATACGGTACGAATCCTGGTCTTGGTATTGCCATCAACGGATTGGTTCCTTCACCCGAAAGCATTCCTGATGAATCGGAACGCAAGAACATTGCAAAGGCGTTGAACTACATGGGTCTTGAAGGCGGCAAGAAACTGAAAGGTATGCCCGTGCAAAATGTTTTCATCGGCAGTTGCACCAACAGCCGCATTGAAGACCTGCGCATGGTGGCATCGCTGGTGAAAGGCCGCAAGAAGAACGAGCACGTGAAAGTGATGATCGTTCCGGGTTCGCAGCAAGTGGCCAAACAAGCAAAAGCGGAAGGCCTTGATAAAATTTTTGAAGAAGCCGGTTTTGAAATGCGCCAGGCCGGGTGCAGTGCTTGTCTCGGCATGAACGAAGACAAAATTCCTGCAGGTGAATATTGCATCTCAACGAGCAATCGCAATTTCGAAGGAAGACAAGGCGTTGGTGCAAGAACATTGTTGGCAAGTCCGTTAACAGCGGCAGCGGCAGCGCTTACCGGCGTCGTTACCGACGTAAGAGAGTTGGATTTTGTTCAATAG
- the ilvA gene encoding threonine ammonia-lyase — MINTHTISSKLSYHLAVERLKPVVTKTPLALSLTLSKRYGCEVYLKREDLQVVRSYKLRGAYNMMSSLPKEQLQRGVVCASAGNHAQGFAYSCKKLQAKGVVFMPIVTPQQKIQQTKTFGEDFVEVKLIGDTFDDCAIAAKQYTAENDLTFIPPFDDYRIIEGQATVGVEILDEQSDIDFLFLPIGGGGLCSGVGSYFKTFSPKTKIIGLEPEGAPSMQAALEAGEPVTLPNIERFVDGAAVKRIGDITFPICREVIDELHLVPEGKVCTTILKLYNEEAIVVEPAGALSIAALDNYAEQIKGKKVVCVVSGGNNDIDRMQEIKERSLQYEGLKHYFLVRFAQRPGALKEFVNHVLGPTDDITRFEYMQKHNKETGPALVGIELKSRHDYDVLIENLKRYQINYTELRNDDNLFGYLV, encoded by the coding sequence GTGATTAACACCCATACCATATCATCTAAGTTAAGCTATCATCTTGCTGTTGAACGACTGAAGCCGGTGGTGACCAAAACACCACTGGCCTTAAGTTTAACCTTGTCAAAACGCTACGGTTGCGAAGTGTACCTGAAGCGTGAAGATTTGCAAGTGGTGCGCAGTTACAAGTTGCGTGGCGCTTACAACATGATGAGCAGTTTGCCGAAAGAACAACTGCAGCGCGGCGTGGTTTGCGCCAGTGCCGGCAATCATGCGCAGGGCTTTGCGTATTCGTGCAAGAAGTTGCAGGCAAAAGGCGTGGTGTTCATGCCGATTGTAACGCCGCAGCAAAAGATACAGCAGACGAAAACCTTCGGTGAAGATTTTGTTGAGGTGAAATTGATCGGCGATACGTTTGACGATTGTGCGATTGCGGCCAAGCAATACACGGCTGAAAACGATTTGACTTTTATTCCACCTTTTGACGATTACCGCATTATTGAAGGACAAGCAACGGTTGGCGTTGAAATTTTAGACGAGCAATCAGACATTGATTTTTTGTTCCTGCCAATTGGCGGTGGCGGCCTTTGTTCGGGTGTGGGTTCATACTTTAAAACCTTCTCTCCCAAAACAAAAATCATTGGCCTTGAACCCGAAGGTGCACCTTCGATGCAAGCGGCGCTGGAAGCCGGCGAGCCGGTGACCTTGCCAAACATTGAACGCTTTGTTGATGGTGCGGCAGTAAAACGCATTGGCGACATTACGTTCCCGATTTGCCGGGAAGTAATTGATGAATTGCATCTTGTTCCCGAAGGAAAAGTTTGTACAACAATTTTAAAGCTATACAACGAAGAAGCAATTGTCGTTGAACCGGCAGGAGCCTTGTCCATTGCGGCCTTGGACAATTACGCGGAGCAGATCAAAGGCAAGAAAGTCGTTTGCGTTGTGAGCGGTGGCAACAACGACATTGACCGCATGCAGGAGATTAAAGAACGTTCGTTGCAATACGAAGGACTCAAGCATTATTTCCTGGTTCGCTTTGCGCAACGTCCCGGTGCGTTGAAAGAGTTTGTCAATCACGTTTTGGGTCCAACCGATGACATTACCCGCTTTGAATACATGCAAAAGCACAACAAGGAAACGGGGCCGGCATTGGTGGGAATTGAGTTAAAGTCCCGTCATGATTACGATGTGTTGATTGAGAACTTAAAGCGCTATCAAATCAATTACACCGAATTGCGAAACGACGATAATTTGTTTGGATACCTGGTGTAG
- the leuB gene encoding 3-isopropylmalate dehydrogenase, with product MQKHIAVILGDGIGPEVTQQSLKVLDAVAEKFGHEFSYEYGLMGADAIDKTGNPLPDETLEICRRSDAILFGAIGHPKYDNDPTAKVRPEQGLLRIRKELQLYANIRPINTYASLHHLCPLKPQNLEGVDFIIFRELTGGIYFGNKQKAEDGSSASDSCTYTREEIERIAHLAFHFAQKPERRKKLTLVDKANVLETSRLWRKVVQDIAPQYPDVTVDYMFVDNAAMQIILNPKQFDVVLTENMFGDIISDEASVLSGSLGLLPSASVGTGTVLFEPIHGSYPQAAGKDIANPIGSILSTALMLEYLGMNEEAKLVRKAVEWTLSSKFVTKDIDPLNYYFTSTIGDLISDFVADRIPTDINQLNIELRKSTLI from the coding sequence ATGCAGAAACACATTGCAGTCATATTGGGAGATGGAATCGGTCCGGAGGTTACGCAACAATCACTGAAAGTGTTGGATGCAGTGGCGGAAAAATTTGGTCACGAGTTTAGCTACGAATACGGTTTGATGGGCGCCGATGCGATTGACAAAACCGGCAACCCATTGCCTGATGAAACGCTGGAAATTTGCCGCCGCAGCGATGCGATTTTGTTTGGCGCTATCGGTCACCCGAAATATGACAACGACCCAACGGCGAAGGTTCGTCCCGAGCAAGGTTTGCTACGCATTCGCAAAGAGTTGCAGTTGTATGCAAATATTCGCCCAATTAATACGTATGCTTCGCTTCATCACCTTTGCCCGCTGAAGCCGCAGAATCTTGAAGGCGTTGACTTCATCATCTTTCGTGAATTAACCGGCGGCATTTATTTCGGCAACAAACAAAAAGCTGAAGACGGAAGTTCAGCAAGCGATAGCTGCACTTACACAAGAGAAGAAATCGAACGCATTGCGCATCTTGCTTTTCACTTTGCACAAAAGCCGGAGCGCAGAAAAAAATTAACGCTGGTTGATAAAGCAAACGTGTTGGAAACATCTCGTCTCTGGCGCAAAGTGGTGCAGGACATTGCGCCGCAATATCCTGACGTCACCGTTGACTACATGTTTGTGGACAACGCTGCGATGCAAATCATTCTCAACCCGAAACAGTTTGACGTTGTGCTTACTGAGAACATGTTTGGCGACATCATCAGCGACGAAGCTTCGGTGTTGAGCGGCTCGCTCGGCTTGCTGCCCTCAGCTTCTGTTGGAACGGGAACGGTTTTGTTTGAACCCATTCACGGTTCTTATCCGCAAGCGGCGGGTAAAGACATTGCCAACCCAATTGGCTCTATTCTTTCTACTGCCCTGATGCTTGAATACCTCGGCATGAACGAAGAAGCGAAGCTTGTGCGGAAAGCTGTTGAATGGACGCTTTCGTCAAAGTTTGTGACGAAAGACATCGACCCTTTGAATTACTACTTCACATCAACGATTGGGGATTTGATCAGCGACTTTGTGGCTGACCGCATCCCGACCGATATCAATCAACTGAACATCGAGCTACGCAAATCCACGCTGATTTAA
- the ilvB gene encoding biosynthetic-type acetolactate synthase large subunit, which translates to MQTTIVNAKEKATEAKTPQANAANVVVQQVSGSVAVMEAFLAEGVETIFGYPGGAIMPIYDALYDYRDKMEHILVRHEQGAIHAAQGYARTSGKTGVVFATSGPGATNLVTGLADAQIDSTPLVCITGQVFAHLLGTDAFQETDIINITTPITKWNYQVTDANEIPSVLAKAFFVAKSGRPGPVLIDITKNAQVQKFEYSGYSTCEFIRSYRPKPIVRKEYIQQAAEIINAAEKPFVVFGQGVILGKAEKEFKQFIERSGIPAAWTIMGLSALPSDHPLNVGMLGMHGNYAPNVLTNECDVLIAVGMRFDDRVTGRLDKYAKQAKVIHLDIDPAEIDKNVKATVPVWGDCKETLPLLTELLEQKCYPQWLQKFKQLEQEEIAACIYKELNPSTEEMTMGEVVKVLNELTNGDAVIVTDVGQHQMVACRYAKFNQSMSNITSGGLGTMGFALPAAIGAKFGAQDRTVVAIIGDGGFQMTLQELGTIMQCGVDVKILILNNRFLGMVRQWQELFHSRRYSFVDMESPDFVQLAKAYRIDGQSISNREDLKAALQEMLAHKDSYLLEVMVGKENNVFPMVEAGTSVSDIRLK; encoded by the coding sequence ATGCAAACAACAATCGTAAACGCAAAAGAAAAGGCAACTGAAGCAAAGACACCACAGGCAAACGCCGCAAACGTGGTCGTGCAACAAGTCAGCGGTTCTGTGGCGGTGATGGAAGCTTTTCTTGCGGAAGGCGTGGAGACCATCTTCGGTTATCCCGGTGGTGCCATCATGCCCATCTATGATGCGCTTTACGATTACCGGGACAAAATGGAACACATTCTTGTTCGCCACGAACAAGGAGCAATACATGCGGCGCAGGGTTACGCAAGAACATCGGGCAAGACCGGTGTTGTGTTTGCAACAAGCGGTCCCGGTGCAACAAATTTAGTAACTGGTTTAGCCGATGCGCAGATTGACAGCACGCCGCTGGTTTGCATCACGGGACAAGTATTCGCACACTTGTTAGGTACGGATGCTTTCCAGGAAACGGACATCATCAACATCACAACACCCATTACCAAATGGAATTACCAGGTGACCGACGCAAACGAGATTCCTTCCGTTTTGGCAAAAGCTTTTTTCGTTGCAAAAAGCGGTCGTCCCGGACCGGTGTTGATTGACATTACGAAGAACGCACAAGTGCAAAAATTTGAGTACAGCGGTTACTCGACGTGCGAGTTCATTCGCAGCTATCGTCCAAAGCCGATTGTGCGCAAAGAATACATTCAACAAGCTGCTGAAATTATTAACGCTGCGGAAAAACCTTTCGTGGTTTTTGGACAAGGTGTAATTCTCGGCAAAGCCGAAAAAGAATTCAAACAGTTTATCGAACGCTCGGGCATTCCCGCGGCGTGGACCATCATGGGTTTGAGTGCGCTGCCTTCCGACCATCCGTTAAATGTGGGAATGCTTGGCATGCACGGCAACTATGCGCCCAACGTGTTGACGAACGAATGCGATGTGTTGATTGCCGTCGGCATGCGCTTCGACGACCGTGTGACCGGAAGGCTTGACAAATATGCCAAACAAGCAAAAGTTATTCATCTTGACATTGACCCGGCTGAAATCGACAAGAACGTAAAAGCAACGGTTCCTGTTTGGGGCGATTGCAAAGAGACTTTGCCTTTGCTAACCGAATTGCTCGAACAGAAATGTTACCCGCAGTGGTTGCAAAAATTCAAGCAATTAGAGCAGGAAGAAATTGCCGCCTGCATTTATAAAGAATTAAACCCTTCCACCGAAGAAATGACGATGGGTGAAGTGGTGAAGGTATTGAATGAATTAACCAACGGGGATGCGGTAATAGTTACTGACGTAGGCCAACACCAGATGGTGGCTTGCCGCTATGCAAAGTTTAATCAAAGCATGAGCAACATCACATCAGGCGGTTTAGGCACGATGGGCTTTGCGTTGCCTGCGGCCATCGGCGCCAAGTTTGGTGCACAAGACCGAACCGTTGTTGCCATTATCGGCGACGGTGGTTTTCAAATGACGCTGCAAGAACTCGGCACCATCATGCAATGTGGCGTTGACGTGAAAATCCTCATCTTAAACAACCGTTTCCTTGGCATGGTGCGCCAGTGGCAGGAACTCTTCCATAGCCGCCGCTATTCATTCGTAGATATGGAGAGCCCCGATTTTGTGCAGTTGGCAAAAGCTTACCGCATTGACGGGCAAAGCATTTCAAACAGAGAAGACTTGAAAGCTGCGTTGCAGGAAATGCTGGCGCACAAAGACTCTTACTTGCTTGAAGTAATGGTGGGAAAGGAAAACAACGTGTTCCCAATGGTGGAAGCCGGAACGAGTGTAAGCGATATACGTCTTAAATAG
- the leuD gene encoding 3-isopropylmalate dehydratase small subunit, translating into MSEPINIVKSTFVPVKIENIDTDQIIPARFLKATTKVGFGKNLFRDWRYENDDETAPKKDFILNNPEYKGEILVAGKNFGCGSSREHAAWSIADYGFKVVVSSFFADIFKNNALNNGLLPVQVSDAFLQKIFAQPNGTTLTVNLEAQTITIDATGESESFAINNYKKTCLLNGYDDIDFLLSIKSDIEKFEEAQA; encoded by the coding sequence ATGAGCGAACCGATTAACATAGTCAAAAGCACGTTTGTTCCGGTAAAGATTGAAAACATTGACACCGACCAGATCATACCGGCTCGTTTTTTAAAAGCCACAACCAAAGTTGGCTTTGGCAAAAACCTGTTTCGTGACTGGCGCTACGAGAACGACGATGAAACGGCCCCGAAGAAAGATTTCATCTTGAACAACCCGGAATACAAGGGTGAAATTTTGGTTGCGGGAAAAAATTTCGGTTGCGGTTCATCCCGTGAACACGCTGCGTGGTCAATTGCGGATTACGGTTTTAAAGTTGTCGTGTCAAGCTTCTTTGCCGACATTTTTAAAAACAATGCGCTCAACAACGGTTTGTTGCCGGTGCAAGTAAGCGATGCCTTTCTGCAGAAAATATTTGCGCAGCCAAATGGCACTACGCTGACGGTGAACCTGGAAGCGCAAACCATCACGATAGATGCAACCGGCGAAAGCGAAAGCTTTGCCATCAACAACTATAAAAAAACATGTTTGCTCAACGGCTATGATGACATTGATTTTTTGTTGAGCATTAAAAGCGACATCGAAAAATTCGAGGAAGCACAAGCCTAA
- a CDS encoding branched-chain amino acid transaminase, with the protein MYYNENTIVFFNGEFVKATDAKANVYDQSLHYGYAVFEGIRSYNTQNGTRIFKAKEHYDRLQFSAESIGIPYPYNNDELTEISYEVLKRNNFTDAYLRPLITCPPNMQLTKGKDAQILIAAWEWGAYLGEKLLRLSTSSYRRITPACFRVEAKVSGHYINSIMASQEAKDKGFDEALLLDVEGFVAEGPGANIFFEKDGVLHTPQLGSILPGITRATVLEICEGLGIEVVERQIKPEEVRGVDSAFMCGTAAEVIGIESLDGVAFAKPWKESLGAIIQKAYKNVVLEKEYRTVAQVA; encoded by the coding sequence ATGTACTACAACGAGAACACGATTGTTTTTTTCAACGGTGAGTTTGTAAAAGCTACCGATGCAAAAGCCAATGTTTACGACCAGTCTTTGCATTATGGCTACGCTGTTTTTGAAGGCATCCGTTCGTACAACACCCAAAACGGAACCCGGATTTTCAAGGCCAAGGAACACTACGACCGTTTGCAGTTTTCTGCGGAAAGCATCGGCATTCCTTATCCTTACAACAACGACGAGCTGACGGAAATTTCGTACGAGGTTTTGAAGCGGAACAATTTCACCGATGCTTATTTGCGGCCATTAATCACTTGTCCTCCCAACATGCAACTCACCAAAGGCAAGGATGCTCAAATCCTGATTGCCGCGTGGGAATGGGGCGCTTATTTGGGCGAGAAGTTGTTACGCTTAAGTACGTCGTCTTACCGCCGAATCACACCCGCTTGTTTCCGTGTGGAAGCAAAAGTTTCGGGTCACTATATCAATTCCATTATGGCGAGCCAGGAGGCAAAAGACAAAGGCTTTGACGAAGCGCTTTTGCTCGACGTGGAAGGCTTTGTAGCCGAAGGGCCAGGCGCCAATATCTTCTTTGAAAAAGACGGTGTGTTGCATACGCCACAACTCGGCAGCATTCTCCCCGGCATCACTCGTGCAACGGTTTTGGAAATCTGCGAAGGCTTGGGTATTGAAGTTGTCGAGCGACAAATCAAGCCTGAAGAAGTGCGTGGTGTTGATAGCGCTTTCATGTGCGGGACGGCTGCTGAAGTCATCGGCATTGAATCACTTGACGGCGTTGCATTTGCAAAGCCGTGGAAAGAAAGCCTTGGCGCTATCATCCAGAAAGCGTACAAGAACGTTGTACTCGAAAAAGAATACAGAACTGTAGCACAAGTAGCATGA
- the ilvD gene encoding dihydroxy-acid dehydratase — translation MSELNKYSKVLTQDETQPAAQAMLYGIGLTDDDLQKAQVGIVSMGYDGNTCNMHLNDLAKIVKQGVWDEDLVGLIFNTIGVSDGMSNGTDGMRYSLVSRDVIADSIEAVCGAQYYDGLIALPGCDKNMPGSIIAMGRLNRPSIMVYGGTIAPGHYNGQDLNIVSAFEALGQKIAGNISQEDFKAVVKASCPSAGACGGMYTANTMAAAIEALGMSLPYSSSNPAISEEKKKECLEAGKAIRLLLEKDIKPKDIMTRKAFENAIVTIMVLGGSTNAVLHLIAMAKSVDVELTQDDFQVISNKVPVLADFKPSGKYLMQDLHQHGGLPAVMKYLLQQGFLHGDCLTVTGKTLAENLEAIPDLDFEKQGIIHPVSNPIKATGHLQILYGNLAEGGSVAKISGKEGERFEGPARVFDGEHELIEGINSKRIKAGDVVVIRYVGPKGGPGMPEMLKPTSAIIGAGLGKSVALITDGRFSGGTHGFVVGHITPEAFDGGTLALVKDEDIIELDATANTITLNVDEEEIQRRRAAWKQPPLKATKGLLFKYAMQVTDAAKGCVTDEAPGTSATADKRSAKREKTSV, via the coding sequence ATGAGCGAATTGAATAAATACAGCAAGGTTCTCACGCAGGACGAAACGCAGCCCGCTGCGCAAGCCATGCTTTACGGCATTGGTTTAACCGATGATGACTTGCAAAAAGCACAAGTGGGCATTGTTAGCATGGGTTATGATGGAAACACCTGCAACATGCACCTGAACGACCTTGCAAAGATTGTAAAGCAAGGTGTGTGGGACGAGGATCTTGTAGGCCTCATCTTCAACACCATCGGCGTGAGCGACGGCATGAGCAACGGCACCGACGGCATGCGTTATTCGTTGGTGAGTCGTGATGTGATTGCTGATTCTATTGAAGCCGTTTGTGGTGCGCAATACTATGATGGATTGATTGCTTTGCCTGGCTGCGACAAGAACATGCCGGGTTCTATTATAGCAATGGGACGTTTGAACCGCCCTTCGATTATGGTGTACGGCGGAACGATTGCACCCGGTCATTACAACGGCCAAGACTTAAATATTGTTTCTGCTTTTGAAGCACTCGGGCAAAAGATTGCGGGCAACATTTCGCAGGAAGATTTTAAGGCCGTTGTGAAAGCATCTTGTCCCAGTGCCGGCGCTTGCGGTGGCATGTACACGGCCAACACGATGGCCGCTGCGATTGAAGCACTTGGAATGAGTCTTCCTTATTCTTCTTCAAATCCTGCTATCAGCGAAGAGAAGAAGAAAGAATGTTTGGAAGCGGGAAAAGCGATTCGTCTTTTGTTGGAAAAAGATATCAAGCCAAAAGATATCATGACTCGCAAAGCATTCGAGAATGCGATTGTCACCATCATGGTATTGGGTGGTTCTACAAACGCTGTTTTGCATTTAATCGCAATGGCAAAAAGCGTTGACGTTGAATTGACGCAAGATGATTTCCAAGTTATTAGCAACAAGGTTCCGGTGCTGGCTGATTTCAAACCGAGCGGTAAATATTTAATGCAGGATCTTCATCAACACGGTGGCCTTCCTGCGGTGATGAAATACTTGTTGCAACAGGGTTTCCTTCACGGCGATTGTTTGACCGTAACAGGAAAAACGCTTGCTGAAAACCTTGAAGCAATACCTGATTTAGATTTCGAGAAGCAAGGCATCATTCATCCCGTTTCAAATCCTATCAAAGCAACCGGTCACCTACAAATTCTTTACGGCAATCTCGCCGAAGGCGGAAGCGTGGCAAAGATCAGCGGTAAAGAAGGCGAACGCTTTGAAGGCCCTGCACGGGTTTTTGATGGCGAGCATGAATTGATTGAAGGAATTAACTCGAAAAGAATAAAAGCCGGTGATGTAGTGGTTATTCGTTACGTTGGGCCAAAAGGCGGACCGGGCATGCCAGAGATGTTGAAACCAACGTCGGCTATCATTGGCGCAGGTTTGGGAAAATCTGTTGCACTGATTACCGACGGACGATTCAGCGGCGGCACACACGGTTTTGTAGTTGGCCACATTACACCCGAAGCTTTTGATGGTGGAACGCTTGCCTTGGTCAAAGATGAGGACATTATTGAGCTTGACGCAACGGCAAACACCATCACGTTAAACGTTGATGAAGAAGAAATTCAGCGTCGTCGTGCAGCGTGGAAGCAACCACCGTTGAAAGCAACAAAAGGGCTTCTTTTCAAATATGCGATGCAGGTAACAGATGCAGCAAAAGGTTGCGTGACCGACGAAGCGCCCGGTACATCAGCAACGGCAGACAAGAGGTCCGCAAAACGGGAAAAGACATCCGTGTAG
- the ilvC gene encoding ketol-acid reductoisomerase: protein MAKLNFGGVEENVVTREEFPLSKAQAVLQNETVAVIGYGVQGPGQALNQRDNGINVIVGQRKNSKSWDKAVKDGFVPGETLFEIEEALEKGTIICYLLSDAAQIQLWPTVKKYLTPGKALYFSHGFGITYNDQTGIVPPADVDVFLVAPKGSGTSLRRMFLQGRGLNSSYAIHQDATGRAFERVIALGIAVGSGYLFETDFRKEVYSDLTGERGTLMGAIQGIFAAQYDVLRSKGHSPSEAFNETVEELTQSLMPLVAENGMDWMYANCSTTAQRGALDWWKKFRDATAPVFKELYESVAEGKEAAKSIESNSKADYRAGLEEELKELRESELWQAGKTVRSLRPENQEPAEPKQSSHEKKFQKVKFTSPLYRD from the coding sequence ATGGCAAAATTAAATTTCGGTGGTGTGGAAGAGAACGTCGTGACTCGCGAAGAGTTCCCGCTTTCCAAAGCACAAGCAGTTTTACAAAACGAAACCGTAGCGGTGATTGGTTACGGTGTGCAAGGTCCCGGACAAGCATTGAACCAACGCGATAACGGCATTAACGTAATTGTTGGCCAGCGCAAGAATTCAAAATCCTGGGACAAGGCCGTGAAAGACGGATTCGTTCCCGGTGAAACGCTTTTTGAAATTGAAGAAGCGCTGGAGAAAGGCACCATCATTTGCTACCTGTTGAGCGACGCCGCACAGATTCAACTTTGGCCAACTGTAAAAAAATATTTAACGCCGGGCAAAGCCCTTTATTTCTCGCACGGCTTCGGCATTACGTATAACGATCAAACCGGTATTGTTCCGCCGGCTGATGTAGATGTGTTTCTCGTAGCACCAAAAGGTTCGGGCACGTCGCTGCGCAGAATGTTTTTGCAAGGGCGTGGCTTGAACAGCTCTTACGCGATTCATCAAGATGCAACAGGTCGTGCGTTTGAAAGAGTGATTGCGTTAGGCATTGCCGTTGGTAGTGGTTATTTGTTTGAAACTGATTTCCGTAAAGAAGTGTATAGCGATTTGACCGGCGAACGCGGTACGTTGATGGGTGCCATTCAAGGCATTTTTGCTGCGCAGTACGACGTGTTGCGTTCGAAAGGCCACTCGCCTTCGGAAGCTTTTAACGAGACGGTTGAAGAACTTACGCAATCGCTCATGCCGTTGGTTGCTGAAAACGGAATGGATTGGATGTACGCCAACTGCTCAACAACCGCACAACGTGGTGCGTTGGATTGGTGGAAGAAGTTCCGCGACGCAACCGCGCCGGTGTTTAAAGAATTGTACGAAAGTGTTGCCGAAGGAAAAGAAGCAGCAAAATCAATTGAAAGCAACAGCAAGGCTGATTACCGTGCAGGATTGGAAGAAGAATTGAAAGAACTGCGTGAAAGCGAATTGTGGCAAGCCGGCAAAACGGTTCGCAGCCTGCGTCCGGAAAACCAGGAGCCCGCTGAGCCAAAGCAATCATCTCACGAAAAGAAATTTCAGAAAGTAAAGTTTACCTCACCGTTGTACCGTGATTAA